A region of Streptomyces deccanensis DNA encodes the following proteins:
- a CDS encoding response regulator transcription factor: protein MCAYILIAEDDGMQAELIRRLLVKEGHTAVVVSDGPAALDKARERRPDLVILDVMLPGLDGFGVCRVLRRDADIPVLMLTARSAEDDLLLGLDLGADDYMTKPYSPRELLARIRIVLRRTLRPVEDSPVLRVGAVTVDPVRHEVTCDGATVACTPGEFAILTAMAAEPERVFSRRQLLEHTRGHDRASTERAIDMHIVNLRKKIEADPRTPVRLLTVFGVGYKLVDGQAPA, encoded by the coding sequence GTGTGCGCATACATTCTGATCGCGGAGGACGACGGCATGCAGGCCGAGCTCATCCGCAGACTCCTGGTCAAGGAAGGCCATACGGCCGTCGTCGTCTCCGACGGGCCGGCCGCCCTCGACAAAGCCCGTGAACGGCGCCCCGACCTGGTGATCCTCGACGTGATGTTGCCGGGCCTCGACGGGTTCGGTGTCTGCCGTGTGCTGCGCCGGGACGCGGACATACCGGTGCTGATGCTCACGGCCCGCTCCGCCGAGGACGATCTGCTGCTCGGCCTCGACCTCGGCGCGGACGACTACATGACGAAGCCGTACAGCCCCCGGGAGTTGCTGGCCCGCATCCGTATCGTGCTGCGCCGCACGCTGCGTCCCGTCGAGGACTCCCCCGTGCTGCGGGTCGGGGCGGTCACCGTGGACCCGGTACGGCACGAGGTCACCTGTGACGGCGCGACGGTCGCCTGCACGCCGGGGGAGTTCGCCATCCTGACCGCCATGGCCGCCGAGCCCGAACGGGTCTTCTCACGCCGCCAGTTGCTGGAGCACACCCGGGGTCACGACCGGGCGTCCACCGAGCGAGCCATCGACATGCACATCGTGAACCTGCGCAAGAAGATCGAGGCCGACCCGCGCACACCCGTACGCCTGCTGACGGTGTTCGGCGTCGGCTACAAACTCGTGGACGGCCAGGCGCCCGCATGA
- a CDS encoding sensor histidine kinase has product MTRSNVTAVGGGTSVPRIPWHRSLLVRLLLTSVAIAVLSVSATAWLAVQLTTRAIQEERGQVLSDDSDILRRLSGYAATHAEWDGVATTVRALSRTLDRRVALTTSGGRLIADSAAPGTALPVRASATVDPLRTDTYTEPGAQLAGIDPRAVGPFRLSSAEREKVSKLAQRRAECAERFGKGGATREMPSGRTVVVADDDPGSVLAQCTDAPGDAPMPTERRALAALAQLMTNCLPNDWKQLVQADPEMRELFGSDIVPGMSGRAIGNGDPQVQNCIDTARRTQLDPYVAPSAILYLGDRDQQPSGLDLSSANKTKIIGVSGLVLAVTITLTALVAVRLVRPLRALTAAARQPSELHARVAVTTKDETGFLAAAFNDLTARRERTEAQRKAMVSDIAHELRTPLTNIRGWLEVTRDGLLDPDPDLIASLHDEALQLQHIIDDLRDLAAGDAGTLRLHREPLATDELIGQVATAHRSRAEAAGVQLRADAEPGLWIDADPVRMRQVLGNLVSNALRHTPAQGTVTLSARQTADEAVLSVRDTGDGIAPEDLPHLFDRFWRAEKSRSRRTGGSGLGLSIVRQFVEAHDGTVTVDSTPGSGTAFTVRLPRVPEPEGPTG; this is encoded by the coding sequence ATGACCCGCTCGAACGTGACCGCCGTGGGAGGTGGGACGTCCGTTCCCCGGATCCCCTGGCACCGGAGTCTGCTGGTACGACTGCTGCTCACCTCCGTGGCGATCGCCGTGCTGTCCGTGAGCGCCACCGCCTGGCTCGCGGTGCAGCTCACCACGCGCGCCATCCAGGAGGAACGCGGTCAGGTGCTCTCCGACGACTCCGACATCCTGCGCCGGCTCAGCGGCTATGCCGCGACCCATGCGGAGTGGGACGGCGTCGCGACCACCGTACGCGCGCTCTCCCGCACCCTGGACCGGCGCGTCGCCCTGACCACGTCGGGCGGACGGCTCATCGCCGACTCCGCCGCGCCCGGCACCGCGCTGCCCGTCCGCGCCTCGGCCACCGTCGACCCGCTGCGTACGGACACCTACACCGAGCCCGGCGCCCAGCTCGCCGGAATCGACCCCCGGGCCGTGGGGCCCTTCCGGCTGTCCTCCGCCGAGCGGGAGAAGGTGAGCAAGCTGGCGCAGCGGCGCGCGGAGTGCGCGGAAAGGTTCGGCAAGGGTGGTGCCACCAGAGAGATGCCCAGCGGCCGTACGGTGGTCGTCGCCGACGACGATCCGGGCTCCGTGCTCGCGCAGTGCACCGACGCGCCCGGCGACGCTCCGATGCCCACCGAGCGCAGAGCGCTGGCGGCCCTCGCGCAGCTGATGACCAACTGCCTCCCCAACGACTGGAAGCAACTGGTCCAGGCGGACCCCGAGATGCGGGAACTCTTCGGCTCCGACATCGTTCCGGGGATGTCCGGCCGGGCGATCGGCAACGGCGACCCGCAGGTGCAGAACTGCATCGACACGGCACGCCGCACCCAACTCGATCCCTACGTCGCCCCGTCGGCGATCCTCTACCTCGGCGACCGAGACCAACAGCCGTCGGGCCTCGACCTGTCGTCCGCCAACAAGACCAAGATCATCGGGGTCAGCGGTCTCGTCCTGGCCGTCACGATCACGCTCACCGCGCTCGTGGCCGTCCGTCTCGTGCGTCCGCTGCGCGCCCTGACCGCCGCCGCCCGGCAGCCGTCGGAGCTGCACGCACGGGTCGCGGTCACCACCAAGGACGAGACGGGCTTCCTGGCCGCCGCCTTCAACGACCTGACGGCGCGCCGGGAACGGACGGAGGCCCAACGCAAGGCCATGGTGAGCGACATCGCACACGAGCTGCGCACCCCGCTGACCAACATCCGCGGGTGGCTCGAAGTCACCCGCGACGGCCTGCTCGACCCCGATCCCGACCTCATCGCCTCCCTGCACGACGAGGCGCTGCAACTGCAGCACATCATCGACGATCTGCGCGACCTCGCGGCCGGCGACGCCGGCACCCTGCGGTTGCACCGGGAACCGCTCGCCACGGACGAGTTGATCGGCCAGGTCGCCACCGCCCATCGCAGCCGCGCCGAGGCCGCGGGCGTCCAGCTGCGGGCGGATGCCGAGCCGGGGCTCTGGATCGACGCCGACCCGGTGCGGATGCGGCAGGTGCTGGGCAACCTCGTCTCCAACGCGCTGCGGCACACCCCCGCGCAGGGCACGGTCACCCTCAGCGCCCGGCAGACGGCGGACGAGGCCGTCCTGAGCGTACGCGACACCGGGGACGGCATCGCCCCCGAAGACCTGCCGCATCTCTTCGACCGGTTCTGGCGTGCCGAGAAGTCGCGCAGCCGACGCACCGGGGGCAGCGGTCTCGGCCTGTCCATCGTGCGCCAGTTCGTCGAGGCACACGACGGAACGGTCACCGTCGACAGCACCCCCGGCAGCGGCACGGCGTTCACCGTACGGCTGCCGCGTGTGCCCGAGCCGGAGGGGCCGACCGGGTGA
- a CDS encoding DUF1963 domain-containing protein produces MKSMDPFRDEARDRALPEDEVERWLGTVRPCVMLSPASQASADGAVAGRLGGLPALPAGEPVPDLPFLASVDLAAIPPGATDLPLSTDGTLLFFADTEDPWGEDDWSRLVYVPADAPVSERAPDGDWPPQVLPARDLLLAVDPSLPNRGSDTEEFPHGGELGSVWWKTCGEMQTDGPVQIGGYPWVWNADPLTEHDHGPGDWVLLAEVGGEDLTDGELGVVHWVIRRDDLAAGRFTEARACFDMAG; encoded by the coding sequence ATGAAATCGATGGACCCCTTCCGCGACGAAGCCCGTGACCGCGCGTTACCGGAGGACGAGGTCGAGCGGTGGCTCGGGACCGTCCGTCCCTGTGTGATGCTGAGCCCCGCCAGTCAGGCTTCGGCCGACGGCGCGGTGGCGGGGCGGCTCGGCGGGCTGCCGGCGCTGCCGGCGGGCGAGCCCGTGCCGGACCTGCCGTTCCTCGCCTCGGTCGACCTCGCGGCGATCCCGCCCGGCGCGACGGACCTCCCGCTGTCGACGGACGGCACCCTGCTGTTCTTCGCGGACACCGAGGACCCGTGGGGCGAGGACGACTGGTCCCGGCTGGTGTACGTCCCGGCCGACGCGCCCGTCTCCGAACGTGCTCCGGACGGGGACTGGCCGCCGCAGGTCCTCCCGGCGCGAGATCTCCTTCTGGCGGTCGACCCCTCGCTGCCCAACCGCGGCTCCGACACGGAGGAGTTCCCGCACGGCGGTGAGCTGGGCTCGGTGTGGTGGAAGACCTGTGGCGAGATGCAGACGGACGGGCCGGTGCAGATCGGCGGCTACCCCTGGGTCTGGAACGCGGATCCCCTCACCGAGCACGACCACGGCCCCGGCGACTGGGTGTTGCTCGCGGAGGTCGGGGGCGAGGACCTGACCGACGGCGAACTGGGCGTCGTCCACTGGGTCATTCGCCGGGACGACCTGGCCGCAGGCCGCTTCACCGAGGCCCGGGCCTGCTTCGACATGGCCGGCTGA
- a CDS encoding SMI1/KNR4 family protein — MTPTDDRRFPAALAAALAVPSVYEGGDGIDLEPFEAFLSAEETTDWFRAWTGNGELDGDAFRVFGQDGTGGYAAFWLIRPGRPLADQPVVFLGSEGETGVVARDLGDFLWLLADGLGPWEAATSYEPDQIPRPDPRLTAVAERFAPDRRRPAAAVIELATEEFPDFDDTVMALCR; from the coding sequence GTGACACCCACCGATGATCGACGGTTCCCCGCTGCGCTCGCTGCGGCCCTGGCTGTTCCCTCCGTGTACGAGGGCGGTGACGGGATCGACCTCGAGCCGTTCGAGGCGTTCCTGTCCGCCGAGGAGACCACCGACTGGTTCCGCGCCTGGACCGGCAACGGCGAACTCGACGGCGACGCCTTCCGCGTCTTCGGCCAGGACGGCACGGGCGGGTACGCGGCGTTCTGGCTGATCCGGCCGGGCCGCCCCCTGGCCGATCAACCCGTCGTCTTCCTCGGTTCCGAGGGCGAGACCGGTGTCGTGGCCCGCGACCTGGGCGACTTCCTGTGGCTGCTCGCCGACGGGCTCGGCCCCTGGGAAGCGGCCACCTCCTACGAACCCGACCAGATCCCGCGCCCGGATCCCCGGCTGACGGCCGTGGCCGAACGGTTCGCACCGGACCGGCGTCGACCGGCCGCCGCCGTGATCGAGCTGGCCACCGAGGAGTTCCCCGACTTCGACGACACCGTCATGGCGCTCTGCCGCTGA
- a CDS encoding kinase yields the protein MVGTEETRLVVLRGNSASGKSSVAAGLRERFGRGLALVGQDNLRRTVLHEHDRPGAANIGLIDLTARYALDAGFHVVVEGILYADRYGDMLARLRADHRGPTHGYYLDVPFDETLVRHATKPIADVVDGARLRDWYRPRDLLPGGIETVIGADSTLAETVDRIMTEAGLARLPAVDH from the coding sequence ATGGTGGGCACCGAAGAGACCCGGCTGGTCGTGCTGCGCGGCAACAGCGCCTCGGGGAAGTCGTCCGTCGCGGCGGGCCTGCGGGAGAGGTTCGGCCGTGGACTGGCCCTGGTCGGCCAGGACAACCTCCGCCGCACGGTCCTCCACGAACACGACCGGCCGGGCGCGGCGAACATCGGCCTGATCGACCTGACGGCCCGCTACGCCCTCGACGCGGGATTCCATGTCGTCGTCGAGGGCATCCTGTACGCCGACCGCTACGGTGACATGCTCGCCCGGCTCCGCGCCGACCATCGCGGCCCGACCCACGGCTACTACCTGGACGTCCCGTTCGACGAGACCCTCGTCCGGCACGCCACCAAGCCGATCGCCGACGTCGTCGACGGGGCCCGGTTGCGGGACTGGTACCGGCCCCGGGACCTGCTGCCCGGCGGGATCGAGACCGTCATCGGCGCCGACAGCACGCTCGCGGAGACCGTGGACCGCATCATGACCGAGGCCGGCCTGGCCCGGCTGCCGGCGGTCGACCATTGA
- a CDS encoding (2Fe-2S)-binding protein codes for MVCHCHNVPAGTLRSAVRGGCTDPAALRHRTRAGSGCGSCAETVAALLDEGLPTPGGGNRPHVDTGHR; via the coding sequence GTGGTCTGCCACTGCCACAACGTCCCGGCGGGCACGCTCCGCTCCGCCGTCCGCGGCGGCTGCACCGACCCGGCGGCGCTACGGCACCGCACCCGCGCCGGCAGCGGCTGCGGAAGCTGCGCGGAGACCGTGGCCGCACTCCTGGACGAAGGGTTGCCGACCCCCGGTGGCGGAAATCGACCCCACGTCGACACCGGTCATCGGTAG
- a CDS encoding M1 family metallopeptidase encodes MSPSIIWSPTSRRRLLSVLLVLLAQLVAIGPGARDAGAAAGPGGSAVATPDLARYDVSLRSDTDGGHWTGRQRVSFRNASRQPLHEVYLRLWGNGEDQCGTPGAPAPVTVSNVDGGTPDPLSVGCTALRIALPRPLGHGERTSVAFDVSLTVPDRNARFGREGAHRFLGNALPVLAVHDAQGWHLDPYVALGESFYALASDFRVRLDHPSTLKVPATGRTRALPGGPGRTVTRSVAHRVRDFAWAAGPFRTATETTPGGVRVKSYWASDTPAEGVRLNRVDAVAAIDRFGEEFGRYPYGEIDLVMTPGFGGGMEYPGLVLLGTTEEGGAVVHELAHQWWYGIVGNDEYASPWLDESFAQYANARFYGWETRDCWSEVDWPSDGAALTNSMAYWSAHRGEYHLVYTAGPCALADLERVLGADAMARFLERYARDHWYGVSTTAAFKKAAQAATDEDLGPFWESHRIR; translated from the coding sequence ATGTCGCCGTCAATCATCTGGTCGCCCACGTCACGTCGTCGTCTGCTGAGTGTCCTGCTCGTCCTGCTGGCGCAGCTCGTCGCCATCGGCCCCGGTGCGCGGGACGCCGGTGCGGCGGCGGGGCCGGGAGGGAGCGCGGTCGCGACGCCGGACCTCGCCCGCTACGACGTGTCCCTGCGCTCCGACACCGACGGCGGTCACTGGACGGGGCGGCAGCGGGTGTCGTTCCGCAACGCCTCCCGGCAGCCGCTGCACGAGGTGTACCTACGGCTGTGGGGCAACGGCGAGGACCAGTGCGGCACCCCCGGCGCGCCGGCGCCCGTCACCGTGTCGAACGTCGACGGCGGCACACCGGACCCGCTCAGCGTGGGGTGCACGGCCCTGCGCATCGCCCTGCCCCGGCCGCTCGGGCACGGCGAGCGGACATCGGTCGCCTTCGACGTCTCCCTCACCGTGCCCGACCGCAACGCGCGCTTCGGCCGCGAGGGCGCCCACCGCTTCCTCGGCAACGCCCTCCCGGTGCTCGCCGTGCACGACGCGCAGGGGTGGCACCTCGACCCGTACGTGGCGCTCGGCGAGAGCTTCTACGCGCTGGCGAGCGACTTCCGGGTCCGGCTCGACCACCCGTCGACCCTGAAGGTGCCCGCGACCGGCCGCACCCGGGCCCTCCCCGGCGGCCCCGGCCGCACGGTCACACGGAGCGTCGCGCACCGGGTGCGGGACTTCGCATGGGCGGCGGGCCCCTTCCGCACCGCCACGGAGACCACACCCGGCGGCGTGCGTGTGAAGTCGTACTGGGCGAGCGACACACCGGCCGAAGGGGTACGCCTCAACCGCGTGGACGCCGTCGCCGCGATCGACCGCTTCGGCGAGGAGTTCGGCCGCTACCCGTACGGCGAGATCGACCTCGTGATGACCCCCGGGTTCGGCGGCGGCATGGAATACCCGGGCCTGGTCCTGCTCGGCACCACCGAGGAGGGCGGCGCCGTCGTCCATGAGCTGGCGCACCAGTGGTGGTACGGCATCGTCGGCAACGACGAGTACGCCTCACCGTGGCTCGACGAGAGCTTCGCCCAGTACGCCAACGCCCGCTTCTACGGGTGGGAGACCCGTGACTGCTGGTCGGAGGTCGACTGGCCGAGCGACGGTGCCGCGCTGACCAACTCCATGGCGTACTGGTCCGCTCACCGCGGCGAGTACCACCTCGTCTACACGGCGGGCCCCTGTGCCCTGGCCGACCTGGAACGCGTCCTCGGCGCCGACGCCATGGCCCGCTTCCTCGAGCGGTACGCCCGGGACCACTGGTACGGCGTCTCCACCACGGCCGCGTTCAAGAAGGCCGCACAGGCGGCCACGGACGAGGACCTCGGCCCGTTCTGGGAGTCCCACCGCATCCGGTGA
- a CDS encoding TIGR03086 family metal-binding protein, giving the protein MARQVGLPVKVVRHWSDVGVVTPVGRTSGGYRRYDTAGVARLHLARTLRDLGMGLADIRAALDRENGLPEVAAAHVEALEAQIRRLRTHQAVLRTVTRRTTHEGLALMTRTAHMSPDERRESVHDFLTETLGDLDVPHFREGLLAAGSELPEDPTDEQVEAWLELGELVAAGELRPAVRRMAEYAARQERGVRQTSAAEEMRALTDTWTAHVREAMRAGTAADSPAADRVVADIITVWLPSRANTDPAVVADGTAARALLCEQLTAAAEPAVERFWQLLCVLGGRPAPAGIAEEGRWLVTALRANPAPGARDAVLARLYADGTDPWPGGVLHAFTRVQDTVGALVRAAAPEQFGLPTPCAEWTVRDLLDHLVWENIIWGGLAQGTPPTVGHTEDHLGDDHIAAFETAAATARAAFRQPGLLDRSFGPAPGRRVVEQLLVELLAHGWDLATALGRDRDLEPDLARAALPVVREIYGGLPRTAGGSVAPARSAPEHGPALDRVAAFLGRRVPEDRVPEDRISE; this is encoded by the coding sequence GTGGCTCGGCAGGTGGGGCTGCCGGTGAAGGTGGTGCGGCACTGGTCGGACGTGGGTGTCGTGACACCCGTCGGCCGGACCTCCGGCGGCTACCGCCGCTACGACACCGCCGGCGTGGCCAGGCTGCACCTGGCCCGCACCCTGCGGGACCTGGGGATGGGGCTCGCGGACATCCGGGCCGCCCTGGACCGCGAGAACGGACTCCCGGAGGTAGCGGCCGCGCATGTCGAGGCTCTGGAGGCGCAGATCCGCCGCCTGCGGACCCACCAGGCCGTCCTGCGCACCGTCACCCGACGTACCACCCACGAAGGGCTCGCTCTGATGACCCGCACCGCCCACATGTCCCCCGACGAACGTCGCGAGTCGGTCCACGACTTCCTCACCGAAACCCTGGGCGATCTGGACGTGCCCCACTTCCGTGAGGGACTCCTCGCGGCCGGCTCCGAGCTACCGGAGGACCCCACCGACGAGCAGGTCGAAGCCTGGCTGGAACTGGGCGAACTGGTCGCCGCCGGGGAACTGCGCCCCGCCGTGCGGCGCATGGCGGAGTACGCCGCCCGTCAGGAGCGGGGAGTGCGGCAGACCTCCGCGGCGGAGGAGATGCGGGCGCTCACCGACACCTGGACCGCACACGTCCGCGAGGCGATGCGGGCCGGCACCGCGGCGGACTCCCCCGCGGCCGACCGGGTCGTCGCCGACATCATCACCGTGTGGCTGCCCAGCCGCGCGAACACCGACCCCGCCGTGGTCGCCGACGGCACCGCGGCACGCGCACTCCTGTGCGAGCAGCTCACCGCCGCGGCCGAACCCGCCGTCGAGCGCTTCTGGCAACTGCTGTGCGTCCTCGGCGGCCGGCCCGCACCCGCCGGTATCGCGGAGGAAGGACGGTGGCTCGTCACCGCGCTGCGCGCCAACCCCGCGCCCGGTGCCCGCGACGCCGTTCTCGCACGTCTCTACGCGGACGGCACCGACCCCTGGCCGGGCGGTGTCCTGCACGCTTTCACGCGCGTCCAGGACACCGTCGGCGCACTCGTGCGCGCGGCGGCGCCGGAACAGTTCGGCCTGCCGACCCCCTGCGCGGAGTGGACCGTACGGGACCTGCTCGACCATCTGGTGTGGGAGAACATCATCTGGGGCGGCCTGGCCCAGGGCACGCCGCCCACGGTCGGCCACACCGAGGACCATCTCGGCGACGACCACATCGCCGCCTTCGAGACCGCCGCCGCCACGGCTCGCGCCGCGTTCCGGCAACCGGGCCTGCTGGACCGCTCCTTCGGTCCCGCTCCCGGCCGTCGTGTGGTCGAGCAACTCCTCGTCGAGCTGCTGGCGCACGGGTGGGACCTCGCGACCGCGCTCGGCCGCGACCGCGATCTGGAGCCCGACCTCGCCCGCGCCGCCCTGCCGGTCGTCCGGGAGATCTACGGCGGGCTGCCCCGCACCGCCGGAGGATCCGTCGCCCCGGCGCGGTCCGCACCCGAGCACGGCCCGGCCCTCGACCGGGTGGCGGCGTTCCTCGGCCGCCGCGTGCCCGAAGATCGCGTCCCCGAGGACCGCATTTCCGAATAG
- a CDS encoding aminoglycoside phosphotransferase family protein produces MTEGEIEITADLVRELVREQHPDLAGLTVREVAGGWGNQMWRLGDELAVRMQRMDPTPEHQFKERRWLPVLAPRLPLPVPTPVRDGAPSARFPKHWTVMTWVPGEPLDHSVISRGEHAAETLAGFLRALHVEAPAEAPAGSDRGGHPKECGDGFERFLRAVDPGDITADVRAVWDDAVAAPAWEGPPLWVHGDLHPANVVVSDGTLTGVVDFGDMFAGDPAWDLAAAWVLLPAGAAARFFDAYARADEATIRRARGLAAMKSLFLMLMGQNGDRGLPGGKPTWGPAGRAALERVTADPR; encoded by the coding sequence ATGACCGAGGGCGAGATCGAGATCACCGCGGACCTGGTGCGCGAGCTGGTGCGGGAACAGCATCCGGACCTCGCGGGACTGACCGTCCGCGAGGTGGCGGGCGGCTGGGGCAACCAGATGTGGCGGCTCGGGGACGAGTTGGCCGTACGCATGCAGCGCATGGACCCCACCCCGGAGCACCAGTTCAAGGAGCGGCGGTGGCTGCCCGTGCTGGCCCCGCGCCTGCCGCTCCCGGTGCCGACCCCGGTCCGCGACGGCGCACCGTCCGCGCGTTTCCCCAAGCACTGGACCGTGATGACGTGGGTTCCGGGTGAGCCGCTGGACCACAGCGTGATCAGCCGTGGTGAGCACGCGGCCGAGACGCTGGCCGGTTTCCTCAGGGCGCTCCACGTCGAGGCGCCCGCCGAGGCGCCGGCCGGTTCGGACCGTGGTGGTCACCCCAAGGAGTGCGGGGACGGCTTCGAGAGGTTCTTGCGAGCCGTTGATCCCGGTGACATCACGGCCGACGTCCGGGCCGTCTGGGACGACGCCGTGGCGGCCCCCGCATGGGAGGGCCCACCGCTGTGGGTGCACGGTGACCTGCACCCCGCCAACGTCGTCGTCTCGGACGGGACGCTGACGGGCGTGGTCGACTTCGGCGACATGTTCGCCGGTGATCCGGCCTGGGATCTCGCGGCCGCCTGGGTTCTCCTTCCGGCGGGCGCCGCCGCACGCTTCTTCGACGCGTACGCGCGTGCGGACGAGGCGACGATCCGCCGTGCCCGTGGGCTCGCCGCCATGAAGTCCCTGTTCCTCATGCTCATGGGCCAGAACGGGGACCGGGGCCTGCCCGGCGGCAAGCCGACCTGGGGCCCCGCGGGCCGGGCGGCGCTCGAACGCGTCACCGCCGACCCGCGCTAG
- a CDS encoding GntR family transcriptional regulator, with protein MAAPLYVQIRREIEAKIRAGELPPGARLPTEKDLSVRHGVSRATAQRVLNDLAEAGLAIRRRRHGTFVADVTRQINLLNFVTPATAAKGVPGRHEVVSARIVRAADAVLALPGAAADTAVVELVRRKLNVREEPQSVERHVVLFAAAPDLLDEDLEHLVTLPYLRRRGVPIDAIRLYLDPIVLDEQDAALLDSEVGTPALMRRRELRAEDATTVEVVTTLVRPGTAEFFLELPVPDL; from the coding sequence TTGGCAGCGCCGCTCTACGTGCAGATCAGACGAGAGATCGAAGCGAAGATCCGTGCCGGGGAACTGCCTCCCGGCGCGCGGTTGCCGACCGAGAAGGATCTCTCCGTGCGGCACGGTGTCAGTCGTGCCACGGCACAGCGCGTCCTCAACGACCTGGCGGAGGCGGGGCTGGCGATCCGCCGACGGCGTCACGGTACGTTCGTCGCGGATGTGACGCGGCAGATCAATCTGCTCAACTTCGTCACCCCCGCGACGGCCGCCAAGGGCGTGCCGGGCCGGCACGAGGTCGTCTCCGCGCGGATCGTCAGAGCCGCCGACGCGGTCCTGGCGCTCCCCGGCGCCGCCGCCGACACGGCCGTGGTCGAGCTGGTGCGCCGCAAGTTGAACGTGCGCGAGGAGCCGCAGTCGGTCGAGCGGCACGTCGTGCTCTTCGCGGCCGCCCCCGACCTGCTGGACGAGGACCTCGAACACCTCGTCACCCTCCCGTACCTGCGACGCAGGGGCGTGCCGATCGACGCGATCCGGCTCTACCTCGACCCGATCGTCCTCGACGAGCAGGACGCCGCGCTGCTGGACAGCGAGGTCGGGACACCGGCGTTGATGCGGCGCCGGGAGTTGCGCGCCGAGGACGCGACCACCGTCGAGGTGGTCACGACCCTCGTCCGTCCGGGCACCGCCGAGTTCTTCCTGGAGCTGCCGGTCCCGGACCTATGA
- a CDS encoding NAD(P)/FAD-dependent oxidoreductase, which translates to MKVIIIGAGVLGVSVARQLAVAGQDVLLLDQRGAGTGTSATTFAWTNSSRKPDPAYHRLNLAGMEEHARLAEALPGAPSYFPSGALQWADAANEQRLADNVARLRSLGYPVHWVTADEATRTAGELRVPATITSIAHFPGEGYVLPELFVRNLLTDARRHGATYLIGEVEAVDDGPDGVSVTLAGGQVHRGDRVVLAAGRWTHRLAARAGIDIPMVTDTGRGAQTVGLLGYAASPALDLRCVIHSPGLNLRPAGGGRTVLQALDLNADVDPADPPSADGDIARTLAERFSALLPGPHREPEIDLRVGIRSLPADGHTVAGYASARSRVYCLVSHSGVTLAPILGRLVAAELSTDQEQSLLAPFRPTRFKGVPRADVEVDQRAVRLGEQ; encoded by the coding sequence ATGAAGGTCATCATCATCGGTGCCGGTGTGCTGGGCGTGAGTGTCGCGAGGCAGCTCGCCGTCGCCGGTCAGGACGTGCTCCTCCTCGATCAGCGGGGAGCGGGCACCGGCACGAGCGCGACCACCTTCGCCTGGACCAACTCCAGCCGGAAACCCGACCCCGCCTACCACCGGCTCAACCTCGCGGGCATGGAGGAGCACGCCAGGCTCGCCGAGGCACTGCCCGGCGCGCCGTCGTACTTCCCCAGCGGGGCACTGCAGTGGGCGGACGCCGCGAACGAGCAGCGGCTCGCCGACAACGTGGCACGACTGCGTTCCCTCGGCTACCCCGTGCACTGGGTCACGGCCGACGAGGCGACACGCACGGCGGGCGAACTCCGCGTACCGGCCACCATCACGTCCATCGCGCACTTCCCCGGCGAGGGGTACGTGCTGCCGGAGCTCTTCGTGCGGAACCTGCTGACGGATGCCCGGCGGCACGGCGCCACCTACCTGATCGGTGAGGTCGAGGCCGTCGACGACGGACCGGACGGAGTCTCGGTCACCCTGGCCGGAGGTCAGGTCCACCGGGGCGATCGCGTCGTCCTGGCGGCAGGCCGCTGGACACATCGGCTCGCCGCTCGGGCCGGGATCGACATTCCCATGGTGACCGACACCGGCCGTGGAGCGCAGACCGTCGGCCTGCTCGGATACGCCGCCTCCCCCGCCCTGGACCTGCGGTGCGTGATCCACAGTCCGGGCCTCAACCTCCGCCCCGCAGGCGGCGGACGTACCGTCCTCCAGGCCCTCGACCTCAACGCCGACGTCGATCCGGCGGACCCTCCGTCCGCCGACGGGGACATCGCACGCACCCTCGCCGAACGGTTCTCGGCGCTGCTGCCAGGTCCCCACCGGGAGCCGGAGATCGACCTGCGGGTCGGCATCCGGTCGCTGCCCGCGGACGGCCACACCGTCGCCGGCTACGCCTCCGCGCGGTCCCGTGTCTACTGCCTCGTCTCGCACAGCGGCGTCACCCTGGCACCGATCCTGGGGCGCCTGGTCGCGGCCGAACTCTCCACCGATCAGGAGCAGAGCCTCCTCGCGCCCTTCCGGCCCACGCGGTTCAAGGGCGTGCCTCGCGCGGACGTCGAGGTGGACCAGCGGGCCGTGCGGCTGGGCGAGCAGTAG